The Thermoanaerobaculia bacterium DNA window GAAGCGGCCGGCGCTCCGACGAACCGGGCGAACGCCTCGCGGATCGACGGCGGAATCGTGATCGGCCGGTTCGACGCGTTCACGAAGACGTGCCGCGTCGAGCCCTCGGCGAGCAGCATCCCGTCGTCCGCCACGACGACCTCGTAGAAGAAGGAGAGCCCGCGGCTCCCGCTCTCGCCCATCCGCGTCCGGATCGTGACGCGGTCGTCGTAGCGGGCGGCGCGGCGGAAGCGGCAGTCGACGCCCGTCACGAGGATCAGCACGCCCTGCTCCTCCATGTCGCGATACGGAAAACCCGCGGCCCGGCAGAACTCCGTGCGTCCGATCTCGAACCAGACGATGTAGTTGGCGTGGTAGACGATCCCCATCCGGTCGGTTTCCGAATACCGCACGCGCACGGAGTGCTCGACCGTCCGGTCGAAGATCTGCGGTTTCTCCTTCATCGTTCGATTCTACGGCACCAGACGGCGTATCTCGCGATGGCGCTTCCGTCAACCTTCAGCGCTCCCCCTCTCCACTTGGAGAGGGGGACGGGGGGTGAGGTTTCGTGGCCGCGTAGCGTGCCACGGTCCACAGGATCTTGTATCCGGCGCGGATCGTCCCCGTGA harbors:
- a CDS encoding thioesterase family protein, translated to MKEKPQIFDRTVEHSVRVRYSETDRMGIVYHANYIVWFEIGRTEFCRAAGFPYRDMEEQGVLILVTGVDCRFRRAARYDDRVTIRTRMGESGSRGLSFFYEVVVADDGMLLAEGSTRHVFVNASNRPITIPPSIREAFARFVGAPAAS